Proteins encoded within one genomic window of Dehalococcoidia bacterium:
- a CDS encoding cupin domain-containing protein: MKPVIKNKNDHKQHPILGSPEGVPTVVSLYHDHQPGETSTHHTHPWEHQAYITRGEGIIFVDGEKYPIKEGDFVLIPPNADHYFENTGNSVLSRVTFNPLASEDHLG, translated from the coding sequence ATGAAACCAGTAATTAAGAACAAAAATGATCATAAACAGCACCCTATTCTAGGTTCACCTGAAGGTGTACCAACGGTAGTATCCTTGTATCATGATCATCAACCAGGAGAAACAAGTACTCATCATACTCATCCCTGGGAGCATCAAGCTTACATAACTAGAGGTGAAGGAATCATTTTTGTAGATGGAGAAAAATACCCAATAAAAGAGGGTGATTTTGTGTTAATTCCTCCAAACGCAGATCATTATTTTGAAAATACCGGTAATTCTGTTCTTAGTAGAGTAACATTCAATCCGCTGGCAAGTGAAGATCACTTAGGCTAA